The following proteins are co-located in the Lentibacillus sp. JNUCC-1 genome:
- a CDS encoding beta-galactosidase, whose protein sequence is MTEIVLFYDTQFPFEGPRPEQAFFDTLGPKVRVCTAEELDEALAASETEVFVNLHGPYFPKEAWKSIQTYLSTGKGFVHTGGAPFRRPCYQSEGAWHAEDEQTAYHQALDIHETLPVDSFDVTGLVHNEDIPVLAEAEVLFSISNTYNFIMHPTKEIAIKHEMGSVGPMDARIYPLLKGVTESGREIAAPSVLIENAKGQYAGGRWVFINQKLDEKFWSTDGAGALLRIAAFVQAGVTDMSLKSTYATYEPGERATLTFQHQALLTPAEWGLRLSVSQNKQEVFSAQETLQTGRLLEKQTFVIPKDITPGFYEVTCELVSEKGETRILRQGFWGMDNALLQEGSKLTAGRDYFEKDGRPLPIVGMTYMTSDVARYFLFLPNPNVWDRDMAQMKRAGINYIRTGIWTAWRNMMFVDGHVDESVLRAIDAFILCARKHDLHVTFNFFSFTPEAWEGENPYLDPRSVEAQKRFITSIVSRHADTTNVDWDLINEPSLFDPERVFAGPQPLHDDFDRQAYRDWLQKRHSSIRDLQERWNMSPLELPSFDAVEPPEQSEINFGTRDMITGKKGLKWLDYVLYTMDMHNQWARELSGAIKQAAPGHLVTVGQDEALAGQRPSPFFYSEAVDYTTNHTWWLLDDLVWDGIFTKAPDKPNLIQETGIMYVETPRNMGKRSEYELRNILERKYAYAFSTGGAGAVQWLWNTNYFMDNINESNIGAIRADGTEKPETNVSYDFGAFMGEIRDLFRDRQLEEVGVVFPYSNDFSNRKLATDATTKLTRVLAYDMNVPFRAFGEYQLEALEMDPPKLLVVPSPHNFSNDAFDRLLSTVEKHGSTLLFTGPIHLDEYWQETARAEKLFGEVSTANVTREDVFTINDVPMPVSFGGDRIGDTMKGVTQSDSDWSLQEANLGKGRVIWSPLPVELNDRPASIASLYEYAMGQAQVERHLEWLKGDVSGIYGRKLDFADGALFIFVSEFGQDVPVAVKDPLTKVRYDFQVDSERVVMFATDEKGGVTNVYRPGEGTIYES, encoded by the coding sequence ATGACTGAAATCGTTCTATTTTATGACACACAATTTCCTTTCGAAGGTCCGCGTCCTGAACAGGCATTTTTTGACACATTAGGACCGAAAGTGCGTGTTTGTACAGCGGAAGAGTTAGACGAAGCATTGGCAGCATCTGAAACAGAGGTGTTTGTAAATCTGCATGGCCCTTATTTTCCTAAAGAAGCTTGGAAAAGCATTCAGACTTATTTAAGTACCGGAAAAGGTTTCGTACACACTGGGGGAGCACCATTTCGTCGCCCATGCTATCAGTCTGAAGGTGCGTGGCATGCGGAAGATGAGCAGACGGCTTATCATCAGGCACTGGATATTCATGAAACATTGCCGGTTGACTCATTCGATGTGACTGGGCTTGTGCACAACGAAGATATTCCTGTCCTAGCTGAAGCTGAGGTACTTTTCAGCATATCAAATACATATAACTTCATCATGCATCCGACCAAAGAGATCGCCATCAAGCATGAGATGGGGTCTGTCGGGCCGATGGATGCACGGATTTATCCGCTTTTGAAAGGGGTAACAGAATCTGGGCGTGAGATCGCCGCGCCGAGCGTGCTGATTGAGAACGCTAAAGGTCAGTATGCTGGCGGCCGTTGGGTGTTCATTAATCAAAAGCTTGACGAAAAGTTCTGGAGCACTGACGGGGCTGGCGCGCTGCTGCGAATCGCGGCATTTGTGCAGGCCGGCGTAACAGACATGTCGCTCAAATCAACCTATGCTACGTATGAACCCGGTGAGCGGGCCACGCTGACATTTCAGCATCAGGCTTTGTTGACGCCAGCTGAATGGGGCTTGAGACTCTCTGTTTCTCAAAATAAGCAAGAGGTCTTCAGTGCTCAAGAAACATTGCAAACCGGTCGTCTCCTGGAAAAACAAACATTTGTCATTCCAAAAGACATCACGCCAGGCTTTTATGAGGTGACGTGTGAGCTTGTCTCGGAAAAAGGTGAAACACGCATCCTGCGCCAAGGATTTTGGGGTATGGACAATGCACTTCTTCAAGAAGGCAGCAAGCTCACGGCCGGTCGGGATTATTTTGAAAAAGACGGACGTCCGCTGCCGATTGTTGGGATGACCTACATGACATCAGACGTGGCACGTTACTTCTTATTTTTGCCGAATCCTAATGTCTGGGATCGCGATATGGCTCAGATGAAGCGTGCTGGCATCAACTATATCCGGACAGGGATCTGGACGGCGTGGCGCAATATGATGTTTGTCGATGGACACGTTGATGAGTCAGTTCTGCGCGCGATTGATGCGTTTATTTTGTGTGCGAGAAAACATGATCTGCATGTGACGTTTAACTTTTTCTCCTTCACCCCTGAAGCATGGGAAGGTGAGAATCCGTACTTGGATCCGCGCAGTGTTGAGGCGCAGAAGCGGTTTATTACATCGATCGTTTCGCGGCATGCTGACACGACGAATGTTGACTGGGATTTGATCAACGAACCGTCCTTGTTTGACCCTGAGCGTGTATTCGCTGGACCGCAACCACTGCACGACGACTTTGATCGCCAAGCTTATCGGGACTGGCTGCAGAAACGTCACAGCTCGATCCGCGATCTTCAGGAGCGCTGGAACATGAGCCCGCTCGAGCTGCCGTCATTTGACGCGGTTGAACCGCCGGAACAGAGTGAGATTAATTTTGGCACGCGGGACATGATCACCGGGAAAAAGGGGCTCAAATGGCTCGACTATGTATTGTACACGATGGACATGCATAACCAGTGGGCTCGTGAGCTTTCGGGTGCAATTAAGCAAGCGGCACCAGGCCACTTGGTAACAGTCGGACAAGATGAGGCGCTTGCTGGTCAGCGGCCATCGCCGTTCTTTTACAGTGAAGCAGTTGACTATACGACCAACCACACATGGTGGCTGCTGGACGATCTGGTCTGGGATGGCATTTTTACGAAGGCGCCGGATAAGCCTAATTTGATTCAAGAAACAGGGATCATGTATGTGGAAACGCCGCGAAATATGGGCAAGCGTTCTGAGTACGAACTGCGCAATATTCTTGAGCGCAAATATGCCTATGCGTTTTCAACCGGCGGGGCCGGAGCTGTGCAATGGCTGTGGAACACAAATTATTTCATGGATAACATCAATGAATCGAACATCGGCGCCATTCGCGCAGATGGTACGGAAAAACCGGAGACCAATGTCTCATATGACTTCGGCGCGTTTATGGGAGAAATTCGTGACTTGTTCCGAGACCGTCAGTTGGAAGAAGTCGGCGTTGTTTTCCCGTATTCCAATGACTTTTCCAATCGAAAACTGGCGACAGATGCTACGACCAAGCTAACGCGTGTACTTGCATATGACATGAATGTCCCGTTCCGCGCATTTGGGGAGTATCAGCTGGAGGCGCTTGAAATGGATCCACCGAAGCTGCTTGTCGTGCCAAGTCCGCACAACTTCAGCAATGACGCTTTTGATCGTTTGCTGAGCACCGTGGAAAAACACGGGAGCACACTGCTCTTTACGGGACCGATTCATTTGGATGAATATTGGCAGGAAACCGCTCGAGCTGAGAAGCTGTTCGGTGAGGTCTCCACCGCGAATGTCACCCGTGAAGATGTCTTTACGATTAATGATGTACCGATGCCTGTTTCATTCGGCGGCGACCGGATTGGTGATACGATGAAAGGCGTGACACAGTCCGATTCAGACTGGAGTCTGCAGGAGGCTAATTTGGGTAAAGGCCGCGTAATTTGGAGCCCGTTGCCGGTTGAATTGAACGACCGTCCGGCTTCAATTGCTTCATTGTATGAGTATGCCATGGGGCAAGCCCAAGTTGAGCGTCACTTGGAATGGCTCAAAGGCGACGTTTCTGGCATCTATGGTCGAAAACTTGATTTTGCAGACGGCGCATTGTTTATCTTCGTCTCCGAATTCGGGCAGGATGTGCCTGTCGCAGTGAAAGATCCGCTGACTAAAGTGCGCTATGACTTCCAGGTGGACAGCGAGCGCGTTGTCATGTTTGCCACGGACGAGAAGGGCGGCGTAACAAACGTCTATCGGCCAGGTGAAGGAACCATTTACGAGAGTTGA
- a CDS encoding formylglycine-generating enzyme family protein, producing MGTTSKEGFPDDGEGPIHKVKVDPFYMDIHTVTNRQFQRFIEATGYVTEAEQFGWSFVFYLFVDEADLGNVRQRVPGVPWWLVVDGATWAHPEGPHSSVEWRWDHPVVHVSWNDAQAYCQWAGLRLPTEAEWEFAARGGLKQNKYAWGDELTPGGEHYCNIWQGDFPRHNTGEDGFVGTAPAKSFPENGYGLYNVAGNVWEWCSDWFATNIHKRGGRDNPQGPDSGETRVMRGGSYLCHHSYCNRYRVAARTSNTPDSSTGNMGFRCVRDV from the coding sequence ATGGGCACGACAAGTAAGGAAGGGTTTCCGGACGACGGGGAAGGTCCGATTCACAAAGTTAAGGTCGATCCTTTTTACATGGACATCCACACTGTGACGAACCGACAGTTTCAAAGGTTCATTGAAGCAACTGGGTATGTAACGGAAGCTGAGCAGTTCGGGTGGTCATTTGTGTTCTATTTATTTGTCGATGAGGCTGATTTGGGGAATGTTCGCCAGCGTGTGCCCGGTGTGCCATGGTGGCTCGTCGTGGACGGGGCAACATGGGCACATCCGGAGGGTCCGCATTCATCGGTTGAATGGCGTTGGGACCACCCGGTTGTCCATGTGTCCTGGAATGATGCTCAGGCATATTGTCAGTGGGCTGGACTGCGTCTGCCAACTGAGGCAGAGTGGGAATTCGCGGCGCGCGGCGGCCTTAAGCAAAATAAGTATGCTTGGGGCGACGAGCTGACGCCTGGCGGAGAGCATTACTGTAATATTTGGCAAGGTGATTTTCCACGGCATAATACTGGGGAAGACGGCTTTGTAGGAACGGCACCAGCTAAGAGCTTTCCGGAAAATGGCTATGGCCTGTACAATGTCGCCGGTAATGTCTGGGAGTGGTGCTCCGACTGGTTTGCCACGAATATTCATAAGCGTGGCGGACGGGACAATCCCCAGGGCCCGGATTCAGGGGAAACCCGCGTTATGCGCGGTGGCTCCTATCTGTGCCACCACTCCTATTGCAACCGGTATCGGGTGGCGGCTCGGACCTCGAACACCCCGGACAGTTCGACAGGGAATATGGGATTCCGCTGTGTGCGGGACGTGTGA
- a CDS encoding carbohydrate ABC transporter permease, with translation MASFQWGKFIKYVILIFFAILFLAPVYVIIVTSLKPLDQVSLAEMWTLPSSIDFSSYAVAFSKLAPNLMNSFYLVIPATLISALLGAMNGYVLSKWKFKGSETIFTVILFGMFIPYQSILIPMIQFLREIGLYNSIAGLILVHVVYGLPITTLMFRNFYANIPDQMIEAAKIDGASFLGVFRHIIIPLSITGFVVVAIWQFTNIWNEFLFAVTVTTSDSQPVMVALQNLSGSQIVQWNVQMAGALIAAMPTLLVYIFLGKYFVRGLLAGSVKG, from the coding sequence ATGGCGTCATTTCAATGGGGAAAATTCATTAAGTATGTCATTCTGATATTCTTCGCGATACTGTTTCTGGCGCCTGTTTACGTTATCATCGTAACAAGTCTGAAGCCGCTGGACCAGGTTTCGCTCGCCGAAATGTGGACATTGCCGTCTTCTATAGATTTCAGCTCTTATGCTGTGGCCTTCTCTAAGCTGGCCCCGAATTTAATGAACAGTTTCTACCTGGTTATTCCGGCAACACTGATCTCTGCATTGCTTGGTGCGATGAATGGTTATGTGCTGTCCAAGTGGAAGTTTAAAGGTTCAGAGACCATTTTCACAGTTATATTATTTGGCATGTTTATTCCGTATCAGAGCATCCTGATTCCAATGATTCAGTTTTTGCGCGAGATTGGTTTATATAACTCAATCGCCGGGCTGATCTTGGTTCATGTGGTGTATGGTCTCCCAATCACAACATTGATGTTTAGAAACTTCTATGCCAACATACCTGACCAGATGATCGAAGCAGCCAAAATTGATGGTGCAAGCTTCCTGGGTGTTTTCCGGCACATTATTATTCCATTGTCGATTACCGGTTTTGTGGTTGTCGCCATCTGGCAATTTACGAATATATGGAATGAATTCTTGTTTGCGGTAACGGTCACAACGTCTGACAGCCAGCCTGTGATGGTGGCGCTGCAGAATTTATCCGGAAGTCAGATTGTCCAGTGGAACGTGCAAATGGCCGGTGCGCTTATTGCGGCGATGCCGACCTTGCTTGTGTACATTTTCTTAGGTAAATATTTTGTGCGTGGTTTATTAGCCGGTTCTGTAAAAGGATAA